The following are encoded in a window of Haloprofundus salilacus genomic DNA:
- a CDS encoding ATP-binding protein, producing the protein MMEKSVHSRRPTVNEVNEFLETASDFENPLELIREALSNSYDARAENVEIQIDELSDGRTRIRIKDDGVGMDADGLASFFDLGNSNKSNSIGYKGHGTKIYYKSDSVTVETVKDGSHYHAEMEQPWKRLNNHQLPEYQYQISPADEASFTKIEIVGFRSGDSFSSRKITYNRLDHYINWKTIGGSLAHRFDEDAHEMTISLELDDSLDRTQGTLSQSSRFKFPPKRTDFETTSDVDNLCKHYPKKILTVNVDGKEVQIEVVGFVAGKAAREELPTHGRHSSQFGVWLAKDHIKVERVNDVIGSDHEPSRFFFVANCQALELSANRETIRNKSDSVYSAVKAELRRFITRVTENEWYREYTEARRAAQQVRASASQSESIANRKQQLSLDGHKVPSNPPEVIASLAIYNETADSDIRVVDYEPGADANAILTVGEKLEAATLVVNLHEIFESELTVSELERIVCWSLGDLDVLCETARKGYFGHSIDFVTRGDQTSLVVDGEEVPIVELRSSLY; encoded by the coding sequence ATGATGGAAAAATCCGTTCATTCCCGACGACCGACAGTCAACGAGGTTAACGAATTCCTGGAGACCGCTAGTGACTTCGAAAACCCATTGGAGCTGATACGAGAAGCACTTTCTAACTCGTATGATGCTCGTGCTGAGAATGTAGAGATACAGATTGATGAGCTCTCTGACGGACGGACTCGAATCCGAATCAAAGACGATGGGGTCGGTATGGATGCTGACGGATTAGCGAGCTTCTTCGACTTAGGAAATTCTAACAAGTCCAACTCTATCGGATACAAAGGACATGGAACGAAAATCTACTATAAGAGCGACTCGGTCACCGTCGAGACAGTAAAAGACGGGAGCCACTATCACGCCGAAATGGAACAGCCGTGGAAGCGACTCAATAACCATCAGTTACCAGAGTATCAGTACCAAATATCTCCCGCAGACGAAGCGTCGTTCACCAAGATCGAAATCGTGGGCTTCCGATCCGGTGATAGCTTCAGCAGTCGGAAAATAACCTACAACCGGCTCGACCACTACATCAATTGGAAAACCATCGGCGGGTCACTTGCCCATCGATTCGACGAAGACGCTCACGAAATGACGATTTCACTAGAGCTAGACGATTCACTCGACCGTACTCAAGGAACTCTTTCACAGTCATCGAGGTTCAAGTTTCCACCTAAACGAACCGATTTCGAGACGACTTCTGACGTTGACAATCTCTGTAAGCACTATCCGAAGAAGATTCTCACTGTGAATGTGGACGGAAAAGAGGTACAGATAGAGGTCGTTGGGTTTGTCGCTGGAAAGGCGGCACGGGAGGAACTCCCCACCCATGGCAGACACTCTAGCCAGTTTGGAGTTTGGCTTGCGAAGGACCACATCAAAGTAGAGCGTGTAAATGACGTAATTGGATCTGATCATGAACCCTCGAGGTTCTTCTTTGTCGCAAATTGCCAAGCTCTCGAACTCTCCGCTAACCGAGAGACGATCAGAAACAAGTCCGACTCTGTGTATTCAGCGGTGAAAGCCGAACTCCGTCGGTTCATCACTCGCGTCACGGAAAATGAATGGTACAGAGAGTACACTGAGGCCCGGCGTGCAGCTCAACAGGTCCGGGCGTCCGCCTCCCAATCAGAGTCAATCGCGAATCGAAAACAGCAGCTGTCCCTTGACGGACACAAAGTGCCGTCGAATCCACCAGAGGTCATCGCGAGTCTCGCCATATACAACGAAACTGCAGACTCCGACATTCGCGTCGTAGATTACGAGCCGGGAGCTGACGCCAACGCGATTCTCACCGTCGGTGAGAAGCTAGAAGCTGCGACTCTCGTCGTCAATCTACATGAGATCTTTGAGTCAGAGCTCACAGTCTCCGAACTGGAGCGAATCGTCTGCTGGTCACTGGGTGACCTCGATGTACTCTGTGAGACTGCTCGAAAAGGATACTTTGGCCACAGTATTGACTTCGTGACGAGAGGTGACCAAACGTCTCTTGTCGTCGACGGTGAAGAGGTTCCAATCGTCGAGTTACGCTCGTCTCTCTATTAG